The following proteins are co-located in the Bacteroidales bacterium genome:
- the truA gene encoding tRNA pseudouridine(38-40) synthase TruA — MRYFIYISYKGTSYHGWQVQPNSTTVQQILDESMSVVLNEKISTIGAGRTDTGVHALIFCAHFDCNSASLDTDKNLIFRLNCHLPADISVSSIRKVRADANARYSALSRTYKYYIARTKDPFFNNSSWYLHGVLDTSIMNKACDILLNHSDFTSFSKLHSGAKTNICRIYNAEWEEQENRLVFTIRADRFLRNMVRAIVGTMTDLGSGKITLVEFEEIILKKDRCKAGKSAPAQGLFLTEIEYPDEIFL, encoded by the coding sequence TTGCGGTACTTCATATACATTTCATACAAAGGCACTTCCTATCATGGCTGGCAGGTACAACCAAATTCGACTACCGTACAGCAGATTCTCGATGAGTCCATGAGTGTTGTTCTTAACGAAAAAATATCAACTATAGGTGCCGGACGAACTGATACCGGAGTACATGCACTCATTTTCTGCGCACATTTTGATTGTAATTCCGCTTCTCTTGACACAGATAAAAATCTCATTTTCAGACTAAACTGCCACCTTCCTGCAGATATTTCAGTTTCTTCAATACGGAAGGTCCGGGCTGACGCCAATGCCAGATACAGTGCTTTATCAAGAACATACAAATACTACATAGCCAGAACAAAAGACCCATTCTTCAATAATTCGAGCTGGTATCTTCATGGGGTATTAGACACTTCCATAATGAATAAAGCCTGTGATATTTTGTTGAATCATTCAGATTTCACCAGTTTCAGCAAACTGCATTCCGGAGCAAAGACAAATATATGCAGGATCTACAATGCTGAATGGGAAGAACAGGAAAACAGGCTTGTTTTTACAATAAGGGCTGACAGATTCCTCAGGAATATGGTACGGGCTATTGTTGGTACCATGACAGACCTGGGATCAGGCAAAATAACTCTCGTGGAATTTGAAGAAATCATTCTGAAAAAAGACAGATGCAAAGCCGGGAAATCAGCTCCTGCACAGGGACTGTTCCTGACAGAAATTGAATACCCTGATGAGATTTTTTTGTAA
- a CDS encoding MFS transporter — translation MKQQSESNLRLGMTLMAMIFFIFGFITNFNIALKDQVQATFQLSNFMANLVNGVFFFAYFVFSFACGKIIKKTGYKMGVIIGLLLIGLGSFLFYPAVAVPSYALFLGAVFVMATGVVFLQTAANPYVAALGSEETASSRLNLTQALNSFATTMAPFIVGILVLTPAAIAMGPTAVQVPFLVIGSVVVLIAVVIFFMKLPEIMGGEEEVGKKSIWKRTHVLLGALAIFFYVGAEVGISTAIVPYLKQSGMLIGEAAKLAAMYWGGAMVGRFLGSINLSAMENQKKYMYSGFVIVLAFFVGWLVTSSQIKDGVFVFESSPKNGFIFLGIAVVNFIAMFLSKGKANIALGVFGSIAAILVFSSTVLGANVGIWALLSIGFFNSIMFPNIFALGVKDLDRFEMPMASGIINTMIVGGSVVPLLMGYLTDSVSVRAALIVPVICYVYIVFFALKGSKVK, via the coding sequence ATGAAACAGCAATCAGAAAGCAATTTAAGACTTGGCATGACCCTTATGGCTATGATTTTTTTCATATTCGGGTTTATTACCAATTTTAACATCGCATTAAAAGATCAGGTTCAGGCGACATTTCAGCTTAGTAACTTCATGGCTAACCTTGTTAACGGAGTATTCTTTTTTGCCTACTTCGTATTTTCTTTTGCATGCGGTAAAATCATAAAGAAAACAGGTTATAAAATGGGAGTTATTATCGGGTTGCTCCTTATCGGATTAGGAAGTTTTCTGTTTTACCCGGCTGTAGCAGTACCTTCATATGCCTTATTCCTCGGCGCTGTATTCGTAATGGCAACAGGTGTTGTTTTTCTTCAGACTGCTGCAAATCCATATGTTGCGGCTCTTGGCTCAGAAGAGACTGCCTCCTCAAGGCTTAACCTTACACAGGCTCTCAACTCATTTGCAACTACAATGGCTCCATTTATTGTTGGTATTCTGGTACTCACTCCGGCTGCTATTGCAATGGGACCAACAGCTGTACAGGTGCCCTTCCTGGTAATCGGATCAGTTGTTGTTTTAATAGCCGTTGTTATCTTCTTCATGAAACTGCCTGAGATTATGGGCGGAGAGGAAGAAGTTGGTAAAAAGAGCATCTGGAAACGTACTCACGTATTATTAGGTGCACTTGCAATTTTCTTTTATGTAGGTGCAGAAGTTGGTATTTCAACTGCAATTGTACCTTATCTTAAACAGAGTGGTATGCTGATTGGTGAAGCTGCAAAACTCGCTGCAATGTACTGGGGCGGTGCAATGGTAGGAAGGTTCCTTGGTTCAATTAATCTTAGTGCCATGGAGAACCAGAAGAAATACATGTACTCTGGTTTTGTAATCGTTTTAGCTTTCTTTGTTGGCTGGTTAGTAACAAGCAGTCAGATTAAAGATGGTGTTTTTGTATTTGAATCATCACCAAAGAACGGTTTTATATTTCTTGGCATTGCAGTTGTTAACTTCATTGCTATGTTCCTTTCAAAAGGAAAAGCAAACATCGCTCTCGGAGTATTCGGATCAATTGCTGCTATTTTAGTTTTCTCTTCGACTGTCCTTGGTGCTAACGTAGGTATCTGGGCACTTCTCTCAATCGGTTTCTTCAACTCTATCATGTTCCCGAATATCTTTGCTTTAGGCGTTAAAGATCTTGACCGTTTTGAGATGCCGATGGCTTCAGGTATTATCAATACAATGATTGTGGGAGGATCTGTTGTTCCTTTGCTTATGGGTTATCTTACTGACTCTGTAAGCGTTCGTGCAGCATTAATTGTACCAGTGATATGTTATGTCTATATAGTGTTCTTTGCTCTGAAAGGAAGTAAAGTCAAATAA
- a CDS encoding ROK family protein codes for MKRVAIGIDIGGTNTAIGVVDSEGNVLYERKPQMATPQKSENPHMTQVLSDTILAKYIANLTEEIKTAIAMVKQINSEIEVMGIGIGAPNANYYSGTIEYPPNLPFVGVVGFASLIEKNFPEFKFVKLTNDANAAALGEMIYGGGKGMKNFAMMTLGTGLGSGLIVNGDLVYGSDGFAGECGHTTVVPEGRVCGCGGRGHLEAYCSATGIKRTVFELLAKYNDSASPLANVPLNEMTSKIVFDAAEKGDPIAKEVFEITGELLGRALADTVHYLSPEAIFLFGGAAAAGDYIFKPTKASMERHVLPVFRNKVKILPSELKESSAAIVGASALIWKELEKSK; via the coding sequence ATGAAAAGAGTAGCAATTGGAATTGATATTGGGGGAACCAATACAGCAATCGGAGTGGTTGACAGCGAAGGCAATGTTCTCTATGAAAGAAAGCCACAGATGGCAACTCCGCAGAAAAGCGAAAACCCTCATATGACGCAGGTTTTATCTGATACAATATTGGCAAAATACATTGCAAACCTTACTGAGGAAATTAAGACTGCCATTGCAATGGTTAAACAAATAAACTCCGAAATCGAAGTGATGGGTATTGGTATTGGTGCACCAAATGCCAACTACTACAGCGGAACAATAGAATATCCGCCTAACCTTCCATTTGTAGGAGTGGTTGGTTTTGCTTCACTTATTGAGAAAAATTTCCCTGAGTTTAAGTTCGTTAAACTTACGAATGATGCCAATGCTGCTGCTCTTGGTGAGATGATATACGGTGGTGGTAAAGGAATGAAAAACTTCGCCATGATGACCCTAGGTACCGGACTCGGAAGCGGCCTGATCGTTAATGGTGATTTAGTTTATGGTTCAGATGGTTTTGCTGGTGAATGTGGTCATACTACAGTTGTTCCCGAAGGACGTGTTTGCGGATGCGGCGGACGTGGCCATCTTGAAGCATATTGCTCAGCCACCGGAATAAAACGTACAGTTTTTGAGCTTCTTGCGAAATATAATGACTCAGCAAGCCCGCTGGCTAATGTTCCTCTGAATGAGATGACATCAAAAATAGTCTTTGATGCTGCAGAGAAAGGTGATCCAATTGCAAAAGAAGTTTTCGAGATTACCGGCGAATTACTGGGACGAGCCCTGGCAGATACAGTTCACTATCTGAGCCCTGAGGCAATATTCCTTTTTGGCGGCGCTGCTGCTGCAGGTGATTACATATTCAAACCGACAAAAGCAAGTATGGAACGTCACGTTCTTCCTGTATTCCGTAACAAGGTAAAAATCCTTCCTTCGGAACTTAAGGAAAGTTCAGCTGCCATAGTTGGTGCGAGTGCTCTTATCTGGAAAGAGCTGGAGAAAAGCAAATAA
- the gluP gene encoding glucose/galactose MFS transporter, whose translation MTNSKQPSYLFPLIVMASLFFLFGFITTMNNSTIDFLKNAFGLDDFQKQLPNTFFYGAYILSVPVGFLLTKIGYKNGVLSGLGMISLGFFLIIPGVSMGYYGFLSTVSVFAIGVVILQVAAAPYVNALGSPETAASRLTLTNALNSVATVIAPIFVSILLVTPELEPGSKMENSAIKDIVKGPFMVIGIITAVILAIMFFLKLPEIKTSDNETEGAEKKQYKSSAFKYTHVWLGSLAIFLYMGIEIGISSFFPDYAAKLGIQGINPIDMLKYYWGGLMVGRILGIFILRKYKASQILTICAIGGAILLGGSFALSSSAPNIAMWLFLGTGLFHSIMWPVIYNLALEDLGPHAKVASGVIATSVIGASILTLIMGKIQVATGSVMAAISLIFVYYVYLIFFATKGSKIR comes from the coding sequence ATGACTAACTCTAAACAGCCAAGCTATTTGTTTCCGCTAATTGTAATGGCCTCGCTTTTCTTCCTGTTCGGCTTCATTACAACAATGAACAACTCGACAATCGATTTCCTTAAGAACGCATTTGGTCTTGATGATTTTCAGAAGCAGTTACCTAACACATTTTTCTACGGGGCATATATCCTCTCTGTGCCAGTTGGTTTTCTTCTGACAAAAATCGGTTACAAGAATGGAGTACTTTCCGGACTTGGAATGATTTCACTCGGATTTTTCCTTATTATACCAGGGGTTTCTATGGGCTATTACGGCTTCCTGAGCACTGTATCAGTATTTGCAATAGGTGTTGTAATACTACAGGTTGCTGCTGCTCCTTATGTTAATGCATTAGGAAGTCCTGAAACTGCTGCAAGCCGCTTAACACTTACAAATGCTCTTAACTCTGTGGCTACAGTAATAGCACCAATTTTTGTTTCAATTCTTCTTGTTACTCCTGAACTTGAGCCAGGTTCCAAAATGGAAAACTCGGCAATCAAGGATATAGTAAAAGGTCCGTTCATGGTTATCGGTATCATAACTGCTGTGATTCTGGCAATTATGTTTTTCCTGAAGCTGCCTGAAATTAAAACGTCCGATAACGAAACAGAAGGTGCTGAAAAGAAACAGTATAAATCAAGTGCATTTAAATACACACATGTCTGGCTTGGTTCGCTGGCCATATTCCTCTATATGGGAATAGAAATCGGAATCTCCAGTTTCTTTCCTGACTATGCAGCAAAACTTGGCATCCAGGGAATTAATCCTATAGATATGCTGAAGTATTATTGGGGCGGTTTGATGGTAGGTCGTATTCTGGGCATCTTTATATTAAGAAAGTATAAAGCCAGCCAGATTCTTACTATTTGTGCTATTGGCGGGGCAATTTTACTCGGAGGTTCATTCGCGCTCAGTTCAAGTGCTCCGAATATTGCGATGTGGCTTTTCCTTGGCACTGGTCTTTTCCACTCAATTATGTGGCCTGTAATCTATAACCTTGCTCTGGAAGATCTTGGACCTCATGCAAAAGTTGCCTCAGGGGTAATAGCTACTTCTGTTATCGGAGCTTCGATATTAACACTTATAATGGGAAAGATTCAGGTTGCCACAGGCTCGGTAATGGCAGCTATAAGTCTGATTTTTGTATACTATGTATACCTGATCTTCTTCGCCACCAAAGGTTCTAAAATAAGATAA
- a CDS encoding galactose mutarotase, producing MNYIKEDAFKGTFKGKSTSLFTLKNKNGLVVQITNFGAKIVSIYVPDRNGKFEDIVLGYESIDEYIKGNPYFGAICGRYANRIANGKFSIDGKTYQLPVNNGPNSLHGGPEGFNNQVFAAGEVIKSQDKQAIEMVYESCDNEMGYPGNLTLKVTYTLTSEDELVLDYEAKTDKTTHVNIASHSFFNLAGEGNGDILNHQLTINADRFTPVSEVLIPTGEFRPVAGTPMDFTKPKLIGKEINDSYDQLKHGKGYDHNWIINKEIPGKLTLAATCLESKSGRVMEVHTTQPGVQLYTGNWLDGSKGKGGHEYGMRSALCLETQNFPDSPNKPAFPSTLLKPGEVYKQTCVHKFYVK from the coding sequence ATGAACTACATTAAGGAAGACGCTTTCAAAGGTACATTTAAAGGGAAATCCACTTCGCTTTTTACTTTGAAAAACAAGAATGGACTTGTTGTCCAGATTACGAATTTCGGAGCCAAAATTGTAAGTATTTATGTTCCTGACCGGAATGGGAAATTTGAAGATATTGTTCTTGGCTACGAGTCTATTGATGAATATATTAAAGGCAATCCATATTTTGGTGCTATTTGTGGCAGATATGCCAACCGTATAGCTAACGGTAAGTTCAGTATTGATGGTAAAACTTACCAGCTGCCAGTTAATAACGGTCCTAACTCACTTCACGGAGGCCCTGAAGGATTCAATAATCAGGTATTTGCTGCAGGGGAAGTAATTAAATCCCAAGATAAACAGGCAATTGAGATGGTATATGAAAGCTGTGACAATGAAATGGGATACCCTGGTAACCTAACTCTAAAGGTTACATACACTTTAACCAGCGAGGATGAATTGGTACTTGATTACGAGGCAAAAACTGATAAAACGACACATGTAAACATCGCTTCTCACTCCTTCTTTAATCTTGCAGGAGAAGGTAACGGGGATATTCTGAATCACCAGCTGACTATTAATGCCGATAGATTTACACCTGTCAGCGAAGTACTTATACCAACCGGGGAATTCAGACCAGTTGCCGGCACTCCCATGGACTTCACTAAACCAAAGCTTATAGGCAAAGAAATTAATGACAGTTACGATCAGCTGAAGCATGGCAAGGGATACGACCACAACTGGATCATAAACAAAGAGATACCAGGAAAATTAACCCTTGCGGCTACATGCCTTGAATCAAAATCGGGTCGTGTAATGGAAGTTCATACAACACAGCCGGGGGTTCAGCTTTATACCGGTAACTGGCTTGACGGAAGTAAAGGTAAAGGTGGTCATGAATATGGCATGCGTTCAGCATTATGTCTCGAGACCCAAAACTTTCCCGATTCACCGAATAAGCCAGCCTTCCCTTCTACCCTGTTAAAACCGGGTGAAGTGTATAAACAAACCTGCGTACACAAATTTTATGTTAAATAA
- a CDS encoding galactokinase, which yields MIEKINNGNNSAFKELYGTSEEVLKKQAQRYKSLIEKFNSAFGTSGIMLFSSPGRTEIGGNHTDHNYGRVLAGAVNLDNIAVAAKNNSNIVRIESVGYPRFEVDLNYLMPDKKEYYTSGSLVRGICARLKENGFTIGGFDCCIDGAVPVGSGLSSSASFEVLIGAIVSHLFNNGKLDAVQNAIIGQYAENVFFGKPCGLMDQTACAVGGLVTIDFKDPSKPIVKKVNFDFVSTGFALVITDTGGNHADLNDEYASLPTDMKAVAAELGAKVLRQVTIDQVLEITPKIREKVGDRAILRAIHFQGDNQRVVDQVAALERNDFKAFLGMVVDSGFSSYMYNQNIYPVNNVKEQGVSLALALSELVLKGQGAWRVHGGGFAGTIQAFVPQNLLNKYITTLEHVFGKGSCHNLFIRQKGADKIDL from the coding sequence ATGATTGAAAAGATTAACAATGGTAACAACAGTGCATTCAAAGAATTGTACGGTACCAGTGAAGAGGTCCTGAAAAAGCAGGCTCAAAGGTATAAAAGTCTTATCGAGAAGTTTAATTCTGCCTTCGGCACATCAGGTATTATGCTGTTCAGCTCACCTGGCCGTACCGAGATAGGAGGAAATCACACAGACCATAATTACGGGCGGGTACTGGCAGGTGCGGTAAACCTTGATAATATAGCTGTGGCTGCTAAGAACAACTCAAATATTGTCAGGATTGAATCTGTTGGTTATCCAAGGTTTGAGGTTGATCTGAATTACCTCATGCCTGATAAAAAGGAATATTACACTTCAGGTTCGCTTGTGAGAGGTATCTGTGCCAGATTGAAAGAAAATGGTTTCACTATCGGAGGTTTTGACTGCTGCATTGATGGAGCAGTACCTGTTGGCTCCGGACTAAGTTCCTCTGCATCTTTTGAAGTCCTTATCGGAGCAATCGTAAGCCACTTATTTAATAATGGCAAACTCGATGCAGTTCAAAATGCCATAATCGGACAATATGCTGAGAATGTATTCTTTGGCAAGCCATGCGGACTAATGGATCAAACAGCATGTGCTGTAGGCGGTCTTGTCACAATCGACTTTAAAGATCCTTCCAAGCCCATAGTAAAGAAGGTCAACTTCGATTTCGTTTCTACAGGATTTGCGTTAGTAATAACCGATACCGGCGGCAATCATGCAGATCTGAATGATGAATACGCGTCCCTGCCTACTGATATGAAGGCTGTCGCAGCTGAATTAGGTGCAAAGGTACTCAGGCAGGTTACAATTGATCAGGTATTGGAAATTACTCCTAAAATCCGTGAGAAAGTTGGCGACAGGGCAATTCTAAGGGCTATTCACTTCCAGGGAGACAACCAGCGTGTTGTAGATCAGGTTGCTGCACTTGAAAGAAATGATTTTAAAGCATTCCTCGGGATGGTTGTTGATTCAGGCTTTAGTTCCTATATGTACAACCAGAATATCTACCCTGTTAATAATGTAAAAGAGCAGGGTGTTTCTCTTGCTCTTGCTTTAAGCGAGCTTGTACTTAAGGGACAGGGAGCATGGCGTGTACATGGAGGAGGATTTGCAGGTACAATACAGGCATTTGTTCCGCAGAACCTGCTGAATAAATACATCACAACCTTAGAACACGTATTCGGGAAAGGTTCCTGCCATAACCTGTTCATAAGGCAAAAAGGCGCTGATAAAATTGATCTTTAA
- a CDS encoding low specificity L-threonine aldolase has translation MRRGFASDNNAGVHPDILKEIVAANIDHAIGYGSDLWTEKALNLFKEHLGDSTETFFVFTGTAANVLGLTSVTRSWNSIIAASSAHLEQDECGAPEKFTGGKVLTVDTVDGKITTDLIEIHMHGIDFEHHSQPRVISITQTTEMGTVYSVSEIRKIADYAHSRGMLLHMDGARLANAAVCLKLPFKDFTTGAGVDVLSFGGTKNGMMFGEAICFLKPGLSDDFKYIRKQGMQLASKMRFISAQYIGYFKNDLWRRCAEHSNAMAGLLADKLQGISEVKITQRVQSNGVFVIMPSDVAERVRKHYFFYPWNEKTSEYRLMTSWDTTEDDINDFIGLLSAELKK, from the coding sequence ATGAGAAGAGGATTTGCCAGTGATAATAATGCAGGTGTACATCCCGATATTTTAAAGGAGATTGTTGCTGCAAATATTGACCATGCAATTGGGTATGGTTCAGATTTATGGACAGAAAAAGCGTTAAATCTTTTTAAAGAGCACCTTGGAGATTCAACTGAGACTTTTTTTGTTTTTACAGGAACAGCTGCAAATGTATTAGGTCTTACATCTGTCACCAGATCATGGAATTCAATTATTGCAGCTTCCTCAGCCCATCTGGAGCAGGATGAATGTGGTGCTCCTGAAAAATTTACAGGAGGTAAAGTTCTTACTGTTGATACAGTGGATGGTAAAATAACGACTGATCTTATAGAGATACATATGCACGGTATTGACTTTGAGCATCATTCACAACCCAGGGTGATCTCAATCACCCAGACAACTGAGATGGGTACTGTATATTCTGTCTCAGAGATCAGGAAGATCGCCGATTATGCTCATTCCAGGGGAATGCTGCTTCATATGGATGGGGCGAGACTGGCAAATGCTGCAGTTTGTCTTAAATTACCTTTTAAGGATTTTACAACAGGTGCAGGAGTTGATGTGCTCTCATTCGGAGGTACAAAGAACGGCATGATGTTCGGTGAAGCAATCTGTTTCCTGAAGCCCGGATTATCAGATGATTTTAAATATATCAGGAAACAGGGAATGCAGCTTGCTTCGAAGATGAGATTCATTTCAGCACAGTATATAGGATATTTTAAGAATGACTTATGGAGAAGATGTGCTGAACATTCAAATGCAATGGCAGGGTTGCTGGCTGACAAACTTCAAGGAATCAGCGAAGTCAAAATTACCCAGAGGGTTCAGTCGAATGGTGTCTTTGTAATTATGCCGTCGGATGTGGCAGAACGAGTACGAAAGCACTATTTCTTTTACCCCTGGAATGAAAAAACTTCTGAATATCGTCTGATGACAAGCTGGGATACAACTGAAGATGACATTAATGATTTCATCGGGTTACTCTCAGCAGAGCTTAAAAAGTAA
- a CDS encoding energy transducer TonB: MAKEKVNAPAFDDIVFEARNKEYGAYSLRKKYNRTVLFALAIGIIILATAIITPYINAKALDNQAKRAERLVEIKLENLDQPTEQVAPPPPPPPPPADVVQQAKYVPPVVVDSVKPEDDVQLMTADEAQTEVKNEEVVEVVAEVKEEVQEAEPEEVPFVVVEEMPMFPGGDTELLKYIGEHTNYPEVAKENNIQGRVIVRFCVTAKGGVSQVSILKGVDPELDAEAIRVVNTLPAFKPGKQGGKPVPVWYMVPITFTLK, translated from the coding sequence ATGGCAAAAGAAAAAGTAAATGCACCTGCTTTCGATGATATAGTCTTCGAAGCAAGGAATAAGGAGTACGGAGCATACAGCCTTAGGAAAAAATATAATCGTACAGTACTTTTTGCACTGGCAATTGGTATAATTATACTGGCAACGGCTATTATTACTCCGTATATCAATGCGAAAGCATTGGATAATCAGGCAAAACGTGCTGAGAGACTGGTTGAGATTAAACTGGAGAACCTGGATCAGCCTACCGAACAGGTGGCTCCTCCCCCTCCTCCTCCTCCTCCTCCTGCAGACGTAGTACAGCAGGCTAAATATGTTCCTCCAGTAGTTGTTGACTCTGTGAAACCTGAGGATGACGTACAGCTTATGACAGCTGACGAAGCTCAGACAGAAGTTAAAAACGAAGAGGTTGTTGAAGTTGTTGCTGAAGTTAAAGAAGAGGTACAGGAAGCAGAACCTGAAGAAGTACCATTCGTAGTTGTTGAAGAGATGCCCATGTTCCCGGGCGGTGACACTGAACTGCTTAAGTATATCGGAGAACACACAAATTATCCTGAAGTTGCTAAAGAAAACAACATCCAGGGTAGAGTAATTGTGCGTTTCTGTGTTACTGCAAAAGGCGGAGTCAGCCAGGTGAGCATTCTTAAAGGTGTTGATCCAGAACTCGATGCTGAAGCTATAAGGGTTGTTAACACTCTTCCGGCTTTTAAACCCGGTAAACAGGGTGGAAAACCAGTTCCGGTTTGGTACATGGTACCTATTACTTTCACGCTGAAGTAA
- a CDS encoding biopolymer transporter ExbD: MAEIIQEEKAGGKKKAKKHAPHIDMTPMVDLMCLLITFFMLTTAFSKAKVMEINLPEKIKDPNQKAPVVVASRTMNLILGPNDKIYWYQGNVKPEEYNNLPPLTELDYSAEATGLRMKLLERNRALFKKIDEFKQEVLTGKLQISQDSLRASIAQLKKDDDTGPIVLIKAYKKATYGNFVDILDEMNICGIARYTFVPIAWYEEKMVEMTTGITPSATDSTK; encoded by the coding sequence ATGGCTGAAATAATTCAAGAAGAAAAAGCTGGCGGGAAGAAGAAAGCCAAGAAGCATGCACCACATATTGACATGACACCTATGGTTGACCTTATGTGTCTGCTGATCACTTTCTTTATGCTTACCACTGCTTTTTCAAAAGCAAAGGTTATGGAGATTAACCTTCCTGAAAAGATCAAAGATCCGAATCAGAAAGCTCCGGTTGTAGTTGCCAGTCGTACCATGAACCTGATTCTTGGTCCGAATGACAAGATTTACTGGTACCAGGGAAACGTAAAACCTGAGGAATATAATAATCTTCCTCCTCTTACAGAGTTAGATTACAGCGCAGAAGCAACTGGCTTACGCATGAAACTGCTAGAGAGAAACAGAGCTCTTTTTAAGAAAATAGATGAGTTCAAACAAGAGGTTTTAACAGGAAAACTTCAGATCTCCCAGGATTCATTAAGAGCTTCTATAGCACAACTTAAAAAGGACGATGATACAGGTCCTATTGTGCTTATTAAGGCTTACAAAAAAGCTACTTACGGAAATTTTGTTGATATCCTCGATGAGATGAATATCTGCGGAATTGCCCGTTATACATTTGTGCCTATAGCCTGGTATGAAGAGAAGATGGTAGAGATGACTACAGGCATTACACCATCAGCGACTGATTCCACGAAATAA
- a CDS encoding biopolymer transporter ExbD: protein MPKIKLPTKSPHIDMTPMVDLFSVVLTFLMLTTTMRQQEPAPIDTPYSISEKPTPDFNTFTLLLSQDDKVFINFDNGPDTAFKFRPKILAEMGKRYNIEFTESELRDFEKYPTSIGVPILQMKEFLNAKGNKEKTVFQTGIPIDSLDNQLALWVLFARQVNPNIQACIKGDAKTGFPIVQKVLDIMQEKNVNKFNLITSLEGAKINLEEIQK, encoded by the coding sequence ATGCCAAAGATTAAATTACCAACAAAGTCGCCACATATCGACATGACGCCGATGGTTGACCTGTTCTCGGTAGTTTTGACATTCCTAATGTTGACAACTACAATGAGACAGCAGGAACCTGCTCCTATCGATACACCATATTCAATATCAGAAAAACCAACACCTGATTTTAATACATTTACACTTCTTCTTTCCCAAGACGACAAAGTATTTATTAACTTCGATAATGGTCCGGATACAGCATTCAAATTCAGACCAAAAATTCTTGCTGAAATGGGCAAGAGATATAATATCGAATTTACTGAATCTGAACTTCGGGATTTTGAAAAATATCCAACTTCAATCGGGGTTCCTATCCTGCAGATGAAGGAGTTCCTCAATGCTAAAGGGAACAAGGAGAAAACTGTATTCCAGACAGGAATTCCAATCGATTCCCTTGATAATCAGCTGGCTCTATGGGTTCTTTTTGCACGCCAGGTGAATCCTAACATTCAGGCATGTATTAAAGGTGATGCAAAAACTGGTTTTCCGATTGTACAGAAGGTGCTTGATATTATGCAGGAAAAGAATGTGAATAAGTTCAATCTTATCACAAGTCTTGAAGGTGCTAAAATAAATCTAGAAGAAATACAGAAGTGA
- a CDS encoding MotA/TolQ/ExbB proton channel family protein, which translates to MSKQGSSFKDALQNVFATSAILIAFIVSYILFTQIMGNPVNFEGGNPEGRALEGNYLGIIYKGGAIVPILMTCVLVLIIFIFERTITLSRAKGKGRLNSFVSQLQGLLAGDKIEEALEACDKQRGSLANVMKAGLARYRDLQKDKELEKDQKILSIQKSFEEATALELPMLSKNMVIFSTLASISVLIGLIGTVLGMIKAFAALAQSGAPDALALAEGISEALINTAFGITGSTLAIVAFNYFSSTIDSYTFKIDEAGFSLTQNFAASLKDK; encoded by the coding sequence ATGAGTAAACAAGGAAGTTCGTTCAAAGATGCGTTGCAGAATGTATTCGCAACAAGTGCTATTTTAATAGCTTTTATTGTATCCTATATTTTGTTCACGCAGATTATGGGTAACCCTGTTAATTTCGAGGGAGGCAATCCTGAGGGAAGAGCACTAGAGGGTAACTATTTGGGAATCATCTACAAAGGAGGTGCAATTGTTCCAATTCTTATGACATGCGTTTTAGTTCTTATTATTTTCATTTTTGAAAGAACTATCACATTATCAAGAGCAAAAGGTAAAGGAAGACTTAATTCATTCGTAAGTCAGCTTCAGGGTCTTCTTGCAGGAGACAAAATCGAAGAGGCTTTGGAAGCTTGTGACAAACAGAGAGGTTCTCTTGCAAACGTTATGAAAGCTGGTCTTGCCCGCTATCGTGACCTTCAGAAAGACAAAGAACTTGAGAAAGATCAGAAGATTCTTTCTATTCAGAAATCATTCGAGGAAGCTACAGCACTTGAGCTGCCAATGCTTTCAAAGAACATGGTTATTTTCTCTACTCTTGCTTCTATTTCAGTGTTGATCGGTCTTATCGGTACAGTTCTTGGTATGATCAAGGCTTTTGCTGCTCTTGCTCAGTCAGGTGCTCCAGATGCACTTGCCCTTGCAGAAGGTATCTCAGAAGCTCTTATTAATACCGCATTTGGTATTACAGGTTCTACCCTGGCAATCGTAGCTTTCAACTATTTCTCATCCACAATTGATTCTTATACATTTAAAATTGATGAAGCTGGTTTCAGCCTGACACAGAATTTTGCTGCTTCATTGAAAGACAAGTAA